Proteins encoded within one genomic window of Halorussus salilacus:
- a CDS encoding energy-coupling factor ABC transporter ATP-binding protein, with product MIETRNLVHRYGDEAGPAAVDGVSLSIPDGEFVVVAGPNGSGKSTLVRHFNGLLEPDSGEVLVDGTPVAEDLVAARTRVGMVFQQPRDAFVSATVGADVAFGPENLGLARDEIDRRVEESLAAVDMTGRGDDRIDELSGGERERVAIAGALAMEPDHLVLDEPFTGLDAPARESVVGRLRALREAGTGVVVVTHDLRDVWDLADRVVALRDGRVAVDAPPASARERLGDLGVRAP from the coding sequence ATGATAGAGACCCGGAATCTGGTCCACCGGTACGGCGACGAGGCGGGTCCGGCCGCGGTCGACGGCGTGAGCCTCTCGATTCCGGACGGGGAGTTCGTCGTGGTGGCCGGACCCAACGGGAGCGGCAAGTCGACGCTGGTCCGACACTTCAACGGCCTGCTCGAACCCGATTCGGGCGAGGTGCTGGTCGACGGCACCCCCGTCGCGGAGGACCTCGTGGCCGCCCGGACGCGCGTGGGAATGGTGTTCCAACAGCCCCGCGACGCCTTCGTCTCCGCGACGGTCGGGGCCGACGTGGCCTTCGGCCCGGAGAACCTCGGTCTCGCCCGCGACGAGATCGACCGCCGGGTCGAGGAGTCGCTGGCGGCCGTCGACATGACGGGGCGGGGCGACGACCGCATCGACGAGCTCTCGGGCGGCGAGCGCGAGCGCGTCGCCATCGCCGGGGCGCTCGCGATGGAGCCCGACCACCTCGTGCTGGACGAACCCTTCACCGGGCTCGACGCCCCGGCGCGCGAGTCGGTGGTCGGGCGACTCCGCGCGCTACGCGAGGCGGGGACGGGCGTCGTGGTCGTCACCCACGACCTCCGAGACGTGTGGGACCTCGCCGACCGCGTGGTCGCGCTCCGGGACGGGCGAGTCGCGGTCGACGCCCCGCCAGCGAGCGCCCGCGAGCGACTCGGCGACCTCGGAGTGCGCGCGCCGTGA
- a CDS encoding hemolysin family protein produces MVLSMLAVVLAQAAPVAEVLGIALSRSAITWLGVVAIVVLIGLSAFFSSSEIAMFSLAKHRVDALVEDGVPGADTVAALKSDPHRLLVTILVGNNIVNIAMSSIATGVLALHLTQGQAVAVATFGITALVLLFGESAPKSYAVENTESWSLRIARPLKLSEYALLPLVVTFDYLTRLVNKVTGGRSAIETSYVTRDEIQDMIETGEREGVIEEDEREMLQRIFRFNNTIAKEVMTPRLDMTAVPKTATLEEAIETLVHSGHERVPVYEGSLDNVIGIIHIRDLVRENTYGESAEVELDDVIQPTLHVPESKNVDELLTEMRENRMQMVIVIDEFGTTEGLITMEDMVEEIVGDILEGEEEEPIEFVDDDTIIVQGELNIDEVNEALDIELPEGEEFETIAGFIFNRAGRLVEEGESITYDGVRLDVEQVENTRIMKARVSKLDEAERSEAESETEGDGPELEEGVETEG; encoded by the coding sequence ATGGTGCTCTCGATGCTCGCTGTCGTGCTCGCGCAGGCGGCCCCGGTCGCCGAAGTCCTCGGTATCGCCCTCTCGCGGAGTGCTATCACCTGGCTCGGTGTCGTGGCCATCGTGGTTCTGATCGGACTCTCGGCGTTCTTCTCCTCGTCGGAGATCGCGATGTTCTCGCTCGCGAAGCATCGCGTCGACGCGCTCGTCGAGGACGGCGTTCCCGGAGCCGACACCGTCGCCGCGCTCAAGAGCGACCCCCACCGACTGCTGGTCACGATTCTGGTCGGTAACAACATCGTCAACATCGCGATGTCCTCCATCGCGACCGGGGTCCTCGCGCTCCACCTCACGCAGGGACAGGCCGTCGCGGTCGCCACCTTCGGTATCACCGCGCTCGTCCTCCTGTTCGGCGAGAGCGCGCCCAAGTCCTACGCGGTCGAGAACACCGAGTCGTGGTCGCTGCGCATCGCCAGACCGCTGAAGCTCTCGGAGTACGCCCTGCTTCCGCTGGTGGTCACGTTCGACTACCTGACCCGGCTGGTCAACAAGGTCACCGGCGGCCGGTCGGCCATCGAGACCTCCTACGTCACCCGCGACGAGATTCAGGACATGATAGAGACGGGCGAGCGCGAGGGCGTCATCGAGGAGGACGAGCGCGAGATGCTCCAGCGAATCTTCCGGTTCAACAACACCATCGCCAAGGAGGTGATGACCCCTCGGCTCGACATGACCGCGGTCCCGAAGACCGCGACCCTCGAAGAGGCCATCGAGACGCTGGTCCACAGCGGTCACGAGCGCGTCCCCGTCTACGAGGGCAGTCTCGACAACGTCATCGGCATCATCCACATCCGCGACCTCGTCCGCGAGAACACCTACGGCGAGAGCGCCGAGGTCGAACTCGACGACGTCATCCAGCCGACCCTCCACGTCCCCGAGAGCAAGAACGTCGACGAACTCCTGACCGAGATGCGCGAGAACCGGATGCAGATGGTCATCGTCATCGACGAGTTCGGCACCACCGAGGGCCTCATCACCATGGAGGACATGGTCGAGGAGATCGTCGGCGACATCCTCGAAGGCGAGGAGGAAGAACCTATCGAGTTCGTCGACGACGACACCATCATCGTGCAGGGCGAACTCAACATCGACGAGGTCAACGAGGCCCTCGACATCGAACTCCCCGAGGGCGAGGAGTTCGAGACCATCGCGGGGTTCATCTTCAACCGCGCGGGCCGCCTCGTCGAGGAGGGCGAGTCCATCACCTACGACGGCGTGCGCCTCGACGTCGAACAGGTCGAGAACACCCGAATCATGAAGGCCCGCGTCTCGAAGCTCGACGAGGCCGAGCGCTCCGAGGCCGAGAGCGAGACCGAGGGCGACGGACCCGAGCTAGAAGAGGGCGTCGAGACAGAGGGCTGA
- a CDS encoding DUF5828 family protein codes for MEESVSGFKLRGSWGDIVEHGERITEALREADVSGDAYEEWEEWRPKSHERLGEDVSEKTAEQASVNEGKGEKKGKGPDEDLKTAGEKITESYEKLNDEQTDEAVDKWQDSVSYVARAADSASRKAIRKVEDTVYQKVMTRLAPYYFDNDLVSANLQRVGRGDGEPEFVFEVNVNDDDLKQHVSEKLSAYEDEIDRWHVDTEKRTDTVEAAEGVEPPSEPEEPTSKTT; via the coding sequence ATGGAAGAGAGCGTTTCCGGATTCAAGCTCCGGGGCAGTTGGGGCGACATCGTCGAACACGGCGAGCGCATCACAGAGGCGCTTCGAGAGGCCGACGTGTCCGGCGACGCCTACGAGGAGTGGGAGGAGTGGCGACCCAAGTCCCACGAGCGACTCGGCGAGGACGTCTCGGAGAAGACCGCCGAGCAGGCGTCGGTCAACGAGGGGAAGGGCGAGAAGAAGGGCAAGGGCCCCGACGAGGACCTCAAGACCGCGGGCGAGAAGATAACCGAGTCCTACGAGAAGCTCAACGACGAGCAGACCGACGAGGCGGTCGACAAGTGGCAGGACTCGGTGAGCTACGTCGCTCGGGCGGCCGACTCCGCGAGTCGGAAGGCCATCCGCAAGGTCGAGGACACCGTCTACCAGAAGGTGATGACCCGGCTCGCGCCCTACTACTTCGACAACGACCTCGTCAGCGCCAACCTCCAGCGCGTCGGCCGGGGCGACGGCGAACCCGAGTTCGTCTTCGAGGTCAACGTCAACGACGACGACCTCAAGCAACACGTCAGCGAGAAGCTGTCGGCGTACGAGGACGAGATCGACCGCTGGCACGTCGACACCGAGAAGCGCACCGACACCGTCGAGGCCGCGGAGGGTGTCGAGCCGCCCAGCGAACCCGAGGAGCCCACCTCGAAGACCACCTGA
- a CDS encoding helix-turn-helix domain-containing protein produces MDEKTEELRDIFMDVTDESTVTERQEETHGSLSSETEVEERLEAVVAEMRERYDFATTLSDEELVTVVRGYYAGDSDAEIARELGDASLGKTVSRARIDLHLIRESDTDAPFDLDALRDLLDDGASTTDAADALDVSESTVRRYRRIIETRQEKQTANDRFTDEFENVLRDRELSDRMTDDIQKDGLDDATEGMETNVSF; encoded by the coding sequence ATGGACGAGAAGACCGAAGAACTCCGGGACATCTTCATGGATGTCACCGACGAATCCACCGTCACCGAACGACAGGAGGAGACCCACGGTTCGCTGAGTTCGGAGACGGAGGTCGAGGAGCGTCTCGAAGCCGTCGTCGCCGAGATGCGCGAGCGCTACGACTTCGCGACGACCCTCTCCGACGAGGAACTCGTCACCGTGGTCCGGGGCTACTACGCGGGCGACTCCGACGCCGAGATCGCCCGCGAACTCGGCGACGCCTCCCTCGGGAAGACGGTCTCGCGCGCCCGCATCGACCTCCACCTCATCCGGGAGAGCGACACCGACGCGCCGTTCGACCTCGACGCCCTGCGGGACCTGCTCGACGACGGGGCGTCGACGACCGACGCCGCAGACGCCCTCGACGTGAGCGAATCGACCGTCCGGCGCTACCGGCGAATCATCGAGACCCGACAGGAGAAACAGACCGCGAACGACCGCTTCACCGACGAGTTCGAGAACGTCCTCCGGGACCGCGAACTCTCCGACCGGATGACCGATGACATCCAGAAGGACGGCCTCGACGACGCCACCGAGGGGATGGAAACGAACGTTTCCTTCTAA
- a CDS encoding SRPBCC family protein — protein MREVEVSAFVPAPPAVVERSLTPESVVEYEGSFEVREIEETSEGWTVTAGARGFAMRLDFEERENGIAYSQRGEAGPFDAMETEISVAPRDEGSRVTARSSVSLGLPVSQLTDRVAAWKRRSELRQLLDELADGT, from the coding sequence ATGCGCGAAGTCGAAGTCTCGGCGTTCGTCCCCGCACCGCCCGCGGTCGTCGAGCGCTCGCTGACACCCGAGTCGGTCGTCGAGTACGAGGGCAGTTTCGAGGTGCGCGAAATCGAGGAGACCAGCGAGGGCTGGACGGTGACCGCGGGCGCGAGAGGATTCGCGATGCGACTCGACTTCGAGGAGCGCGAGAACGGCATCGCGTACAGCCAGCGAGGCGAAGCGGGACCGTTCGACGCGATGGAGACGGAGATTTCGGTCGCGCCGAGAGACGAAGGGAGTCGCGTCACCGCGCGGTCGTCGGTGAGCCTCGGCCTCCCGGTTTCGCAACTCACCGACCGCGTGGCGGCGTGGAAGCGCCGGAGCGAACTCCGGCAGTTGCTCGACGAACTGGCCGACGGGACCTGA
- a CDS encoding CRISPR-associated protein Cas4, translating to MSKIPFSELSTAAYCPRKLYYQRRGEVEVPDEVAARRDLAFAYDDLLGAADSDLRAAPISVPPGEFRANLDRARSRFADEWDAIRDPTDRDRLVEGRECRGVVHKVVALDAPTPSMVFTGAPPEQGVWEPQTVRTVAAAKALSWEHEEAVERAFVEYPAHGTVREVELTTRRKAAYRTAVEAVRSLDGPPPRLRNDAKCESCEYRAECGVKTRSLRSLLGL from the coding sequence GTGTCGAAGATTCCGTTCAGCGAGCTCTCGACCGCGGCCTACTGCCCCCGGAAGCTCTACTACCAGCGCCGCGGCGAGGTCGAGGTCCCCGACGAGGTCGCGGCCCGGCGCGACCTCGCGTTCGCGTACGACGACCTGCTCGGGGCCGCCGATTCGGACCTGCGCGCGGCTCCGATTTCGGTCCCGCCGGGGGAGTTCCGCGCGAACCTCGACCGCGCGCGGTCGAGGTTCGCCGACGAGTGGGACGCGATTCGGGACCCGACCGACCGCGACCGACTCGTCGAGGGCCGGGAGTGTCGCGGCGTCGTCCACAAGGTGGTGGCCCTCGACGCGCCAACGCCCTCGATGGTCTTCACCGGCGCTCCGCCCGAGCAGGGCGTCTGGGAGCCCCAGACCGTTCGGACGGTCGCCGCGGCGAAGGCCCTCTCGTGGGAGCACGAGGAGGCGGTCGAGCGCGCCTTCGTGGAGTACCCCGCACACGGAACCGTGCGGGAGGTCGAACTCACGACCCGCCGGAAGGCGGCCTATCGGACCGCCGTCGAGGCGGTCCGGTCGCTCGACGGGCCCCCGCCCAGACTTCGAAACGACGCAAAGTGCGAGTCCTGCGAGTACCGCGCGGAGTGCGGCGTGAAGACGCGGTCGCTCCGGTCGCTACTGGGGTTGTGA
- a CDS encoding carbon starvation CstA family protein, with the protein MVQVIWLVVSVLALFTVGYFGYSRYLAQFVELNASNETPAHKYEDGQEYVPAKKPVLLGHHYSSIAGGAPIVGPITAGLIWGWVPAILWIAIGNPLMGAVHDFVSLSGSLRHEGKSIGYIIGEYVGEEGKNMLLWFAFLTIILVVAVFAYVTALVFQKYPSAATASILYIGLALVFGVYLYQFNGPFIPGTVVFVSGVFASVWVGIQYPLALTQETWIPIILAYAFVASVLPVWVLLQPRDYLSSFLLYAGVGGALLAIIVGTLVTTPAEPLQTNIPAYSGFWGSDSFGVVSPLFPMLFVTIACGTISGFHSLVSSGTTAKQLNKETDARLIGYGGMLGEGLLAVVALSAVAVVGITPEGATSGVGLALPNFAAGGGILLTSFGIPESFGAPFMALVMVSFLLTSTDTALRLGRYMLEEIIGTPESQVEEVATNRYANAGFQSVVAFGLIASGTWTPLWQLFGSANQLLAALALLTATVWLANWSANKQLISTGVPMAIMSTITILALVYLQYYQNLYQGIILGESSEAVWSLGLQIAIGTVLIVLALSLLRMGYGNIQKARGGRTGAPATDGGRPPDDD; encoded by the coding sequence ATGGTACAAGTAATCTGGTTGGTGGTCTCGGTGCTCGCGCTGTTCACGGTGGGGTACTTCGGGTACTCGCGATACCTCGCCCAGTTCGTCGAACTGAACGCGAGCAACGAGACGCCAGCGCACAAGTACGAGGACGGCCAGGAGTACGTACCGGCCAAAAAGCCGGTGCTGTTGGGGCATCACTATTCGAGCATCGCGGGCGGCGCACCCATCGTCGGGCCCATCACGGCGGGACTCATCTGGGGCTGGGTGCCAGCGATACTGTGGATCGCCATCGGCAATCCGCTGATGGGCGCGGTCCACGACTTCGTGTCGCTGTCGGGCAGTCTGCGACACGAGGGCAAGTCGATAGGGTACATCATCGGCGAGTACGTCGGCGAGGAGGGCAAGAACATGCTCCTGTGGTTCGCGTTCCTGACAATCATCCTCGTCGTGGCCGTGTTCGCGTACGTCACGGCGCTGGTGTTCCAGAAGTATCCCAGCGCTGCGACCGCGAGCATCCTCTACATCGGGCTCGCGCTCGTGTTCGGAGTGTACCTCTACCAGTTCAACGGGCCGTTCATCCCCGGTACCGTCGTGTTCGTGTCGGGCGTGTTCGCGAGCGTCTGGGTCGGAATCCAGTACCCCCTCGCGCTGACTCAGGAGACCTGGATTCCCATCATCTTGGCCTACGCGTTCGTCGCCAGCGTCCTGCCGGTGTGGGTGCTGTTGCAACCGCGCGACTACCTCTCGTCGTTCCTGCTGTACGCGGGCGTCGGGGGCGCACTCCTGGCCATCATCGTCGGAACGCTCGTCACGACGCCAGCCGAGCCGCTCCAGACCAACATCCCCGCCTACAGCGGGTTCTGGGGGAGCGACTCCTTCGGCGTCGTGAGTCCGCTGTTCCCGATGTTGTTCGTCACCATCGCGTGCGGGACCATCAGCGGGTTCCACTCGCTGGTCTCATCGGGGACGACCGCTAAACAGCTCAACAAGGAGACCGACGCCCGACTCATCGGATACGGCGGGATGCTCGGCGAGGGACTGCTGGCCGTCGTCGCGCTGTCGGCGGTCGCCGTCGTCGGCATCACCCCCGAAGGCGCGACCAGCGGCGTCGGACTGGCGCTCCCGAACTTCGCGGCAGGGGGCGGCATCCTGCTCACCAGCTTCGGCATCCCCGAGTCGTTCGGCGCGCCGTTCATGGCGCTGGTGATGGTGAGCTTCCTGCTCACGTCCACCGACACGGCGCTCCGACTGGGTCGGTACATGCTCGAAGAGATCATCGGCACGCCCGAGTCGCAGGTCGAGGAGGTCGCAACCAACCGCTACGCGAACGCTGGCTTCCAGTCGGTCGTGGCGTTCGGCCTCATCGCGTCGGGAACGTGGACGCCGCTCTGGCAACTGTTCGGGAGCGCGAACCAGTTGCTCGCGGCGCTCGCGCTACTGACCGCGACGGTGTGGCTGGCCAACTGGAGCGCGAACAAACAGCTCATCAGTACCGGCGTGCCGATGGCGATCATGTCGACGATCACCATCCTCGCGCTGGTGTACCTCCAGTACTACCAGAACCTCTATCAGGGCATCATCTTGGGCGAGTCGTCCGAGGCGGTCTGGTCGCTGGGCCTGCAGATCGCCATCGGAACGGTACTCATCGTGCTGGCGCTGTCGCTCCTCCGGATGGGGTACGGCAACATCCAGAAGGCCAGGGGGGGACGCACGGGCGCACCAGCGACCGACGGCGGCCGTCCCCCGGACGACGACTGA
- a CDS encoding redoxin domain-containing protein, with amino-acid sequence MVDFEVVELPETDHVAEGDTAPDFTRPLVSGEYWEDASLSDLTDDGRVLLVFFPMNGAFPATYVWNEIRDREWGSDDLTVVGVSISDPYAHKRLIEERGMDYRLFSDPQNGVAEEYGVVHDLDGMAGVTEPRPAVFLLDTDRTVEYAWVAEEWPDFPDYDEVEDAIENGA; translated from the coding sequence ATGGTAGACTTCGAGGTCGTCGAACTGCCCGAGACCGACCACGTCGCGGAGGGAGACACCGCGCCCGACTTCACCCGGCCGCTGGTCAGCGGCGAGTACTGGGAGGACGCCAGCCTCTCGGACCTCACCGACGACGGGCGTGTCCTGCTGGTGTTCTTCCCGATGAACGGGGCGTTCCCCGCGACCTACGTCTGGAACGAGATTCGGGACCGCGAGTGGGGGAGCGACGACCTCACGGTCGTCGGCGTCTCCATTTCGGACCCCTACGCCCACAAGCGACTTATCGAGGAGCGCGGGATGGACTACCGGCTCTTCTCGGACCCCCAGAACGGCGTGGCCGAGGAGTACGGCGTCGTCCACGACCTCGACGGGATGGCTGGCGTGACCGAACCCCGACCCGCGGTCTTCCTGCTCGATACCGACCGGACCGTCGAGTACGCGTGGGTCGCCGAGGAGTGGCCCGACTTCCCGGACTACGACGAGGTGGAGGACGCCATCGAGAACGGGGCGTAG
- a CDS encoding inorganic phosphate transporter, which translates to MVGSGVVTLVIAAVASLFMAWAIGAGSSGSTPFAPAVGANAISVMRAGFLVGLLGFGGAVLQGANVSEAVGTELIGGVELTAIAATTGLLVAAALVAIGVFTGYPIATAFTVTGAIVGVGLAMGGDPAWAKYRQIGALWLLTPFVGSFISYCTARLLRSERTTERVTIPLLGGVVGLIVANIEFAVLGPSGTGQSLAETAAVSLALPTVAGVDSGLVVASLAFAGAVTGFLYWEVREDLETGQRHLLLALGSLVAFSAGGSQVGLAIGPLVPLLDPFGIPLVPVLVGGGIGLLAGSWTGAPRMIKAIAQDYSALGPRRSIAALIPSFAIAQVAVLYGIPVSFNEIIVSAIVGSGYAAEGGGVSRRKMGYTVLAWLGSLVLAIGVAYGVYAGIRMV; encoded by the coding sequence ATGGTCGGTAGCGGCGTCGTTACGTTGGTGATCGCGGCCGTCGCGAGTCTCTTCATGGCGTGGGCTATCGGCGCGGGGTCGTCGGGGTCGACGCCGTTCGCCCCCGCGGTCGGCGCGAACGCCATCTCGGTGATGCGCGCGGGGTTTCTGGTCGGCCTGCTCGGATTCGGCGGGGCCGTCCTGCAGGGGGCGAACGTCTCGGAGGCCGTCGGGACCGAACTCATCGGGGGCGTCGAGCTGACCGCGATAGCCGCGACCACGGGACTGCTCGTTGCGGCCGCGCTGGTCGCCATCGGCGTGTTCACGGGGTACCCGATAGCGACCGCGTTCACGGTCACCGGTGCCATCGTGGGCGTGGGGCTGGCGATGGGCGGCGACCCCGCGTGGGCGAAGTACCGCCAGATCGGGGCGCTGTGGCTTCTCACCCCCTTCGTCGGCAGTTTCATCTCCTACTGCACCGCTAGGCTCCTCCGGTCGGAACGCACGACCGAACGGGTCACTATCCCGCTACTGGGCGGCGTGGTCGGTCTCATCGTCGCCAACATCGAGTTCGCGGTGCTGGGTCCATCGGGCACGGGCCAGTCGCTCGCAGAGACCGCTGCCGTGTCGCTGGCTCTTCCGACCGTTGCGGGCGTCGATTCCGGACTGGTCGTCGCCTCGCTCGCGTTCGCGGGAGCTGTCACCGGGTTCCTCTACTGGGAGGTGCGCGAGGACCTCGAAACCGGACAGCGACACCTCCTGCTCGCGCTCGGGAGCCTCGTCGCGTTCTCGGCGGGCGGGTCGCAGGTCGGTCTCGCCATCGGACCCCTCGTCCCCCTGCTCGACCCGTTCGGAATACCGCTCGTCCCGGTACTGGTGGGCGGCGGCATCGGCCTGCTCGCGGGGTCGTGGACGGGCGCGCCCCGGATGATAAAGGCCATCGCACAGGACTACTCAGCGCTCGGCCCCCGCCGGTCCATCGCGGCGCTCATCCCCTCGTTCGCCATCGCGCAGGTCGCGGTGCTGTACGGCATCCCGGTGTCGTTCAACGAGATAATCGTCAGCGCCATCGTCGGGAGCGGCTACGCCGCCGAGGGCGGCGGCGTGAGCCGCCGAAAGATGGGCTACACGGTGCTGGCGTGGCTCGGGTCGCTGGTGCTGGCTATCGGCGTCGCGTACGGGGTGTATGCCGGGATTCGGATGGTCTGA
- a CDS encoding biotin transporter BioY: MSTDTASVELVGDEAVENVARAALLAALTGAFAYVTFPNPASPAPISLQVLGVFLAGLLLGPVWGGVSMVLYLATGAVGAPVFAGGASGLGSLVGESAGYLWSYPVAAFVVGAIAHGGLTLRDPAERHLARLVGAMVAGTAVIYAFGVVGMALVLGLSLQEAFVAGALAFIPAEAFKIAAAVGVVRSDQIAAE; this comes from the coding sequence ATGAGCACCGACACTGCATCGGTCGAGTTGGTCGGCGACGAAGCGGTCGAGAACGTGGCGCGGGCGGCCCTGCTCGCGGCGCTCACGGGCGCGTTCGCGTACGTAACGTTCCCGAATCCCGCCTCGCCCGCGCCCATCAGTCTGCAGGTACTCGGAGTCTTTCTGGCGGGACTCCTGCTCGGGCCCGTCTGGGGCGGCGTCTCGATGGTGCTGTACCTCGCGACGGGCGCGGTCGGCGCGCCCGTGTTCGCGGGCGGTGCGAGCGGGCTTGGGTCGCTGGTCGGCGAGAGCGCGGGCTACCTCTGGTCGTACCCCGTCGCGGCGTTCGTGGTCGGCGCGATAGCCCACGGCGGTCTCACCCTCCGCGACCCGGCGGAGCGACACCTCGCGCGACTGGTCGGCGCGATGGTCGCGGGCACGGCCGTCATCTACGCCTTCGGCGTGGTCGGGATGGCGCTCGTCCTCGGACTCAGTCTGCAGGAGGCGTTCGTCGCGGGCGCGCTGGCGTTCATCCCCGCCGAGGCGTTCAAGATCGCGGCCGCGGTCGGGGTCGTCCGGAGCGACCAGATAGCCGCGGAGTGA
- a CDS encoding ArsA family ATPase, which produces MEKFVFFGGKGGVGKTTVSCAYGLKCAEAGLKTLVVSTDPAHSTSDVFDQQFGDDPEAVAGRENLWAMEIDPEEEVERHMMDIKRTMTDQVSPGIVNEIDRQIELAHRTPGAYEAALFDRFIDVMGESEEFDRVVFDTAPTGGTLRLLGLPDFLQDWIERLVEKRSKSIDLFERAAIGDREARKTAREDPIIARLTERKELFEFAGDTLRNDASFFLVLNPDELSIRETSRAIEDLTEYDLGVEGLVVNKVAPEPDADEDGTGARYLRERYENERDRIERIRTTFEPPVVARIEQRVEEVKGDLLAEVAAELDIDVATVPA; this is translated from the coding sequence ATGGAGAAATTCGTCTTCTTCGGGGGCAAGGGCGGCGTCGGCAAGACCACGGTGTCGTGCGCCTACGGCCTGAAGTGCGCGGAGGCGGGACTCAAGACGCTGGTCGTCTCGACCGACCCGGCCCACAGTACCTCCGACGTGTTCGACCAGCAGTTCGGCGACGACCCCGAAGCGGTCGCGGGCCGAGAGAACCTCTGGGCGATGGAGATAGACCCCGAGGAGGAGGTCGAGCGCCACATGATGGACATCAAGCGGACGATGACCGACCAAGTGAGTCCGGGCATCGTCAACGAGATCGACCGCCAGATAGAACTCGCTCACCGGACCCCCGGTGCGTACGAGGCCGCGCTGTTCGACCGCTTCATCGACGTGATGGGCGAGTCCGAGGAGTTCGACCGCGTGGTGTTCGACACCGCACCCACCGGGGGCACCCTCCGGCTACTGGGACTCCCCGACTTCCTCCAAGACTGGATAGAGCGGCTGGTCGAGAAGCGCTCGAAGAGCATCGACCTGTTCGAGCGGGCCGCCATCGGCGACCGGGAAGCGCGCAAGACTGCCAGAGAAGACCCCATCATCGCGCGACTCACCGAGCGAAAGGAGCTGTTCGAGTTCGCCGGTGACACCCTACGGAACGACGCCTCCTTCTTCCTCGTGTTGAACCCCGACGAACTCTCGATTCGGGAGACGAGCCGGGCCATCGAGGACCTGACCGAGTACGACCTCGGCGTCGAGGGACTGGTCGTCAACAAGGTCGCGCCCGAACCCGACGCCGACGAGGACGGGACGGGCGCGCGCTACCTCCGGGAGCGCTACGAGAACGAGCGCGACCGCATCGAGCGGATTCGGACGACCTTCGAGCCGCCGGTCGTCGCGCGAATCGAGCAACGCGTCGAGGAGGTCAAGGGGGACCTGCTCGCGGAGGTCGCCGCCGAACTCGACATCGACGTGGCAACGGTTCCGGCCTGA
- a CDS encoding L-threonylcarbamoyladenylate synthase has protein sequence MTDDEDIRRAATAIRNGDLVVYPTETVYGLAADALSEDAVKRVFDAKRRARDKPVSLAVPDVDAALELVRATDREERFMREFLPGPVTVLCAKTDEVPDALTGGRDRVGVRVPDNEVALVLLREVAPITSTSANVSGRPSATATADLDPEIRDAAAVVLDGGETGQGTGGTGSTVVNVETGEIHRRGSNADAVADWLADETDDSQPQ, from the coding sequence ATGACCGACGACGAGGACATCCGACGCGCGGCGACCGCCATCCGAAACGGCGACCTCGTGGTCTACCCGACCGAGACGGTGTACGGTCTCGCTGCCGACGCCCTGAGCGAGGACGCGGTCAAGCGCGTCTTCGACGCCAAGCGGCGCGCGCGAGACAAGCCCGTCTCGCTCGCGGTTCCCGACGTGGACGCCGCGCTCGAACTCGTCCGGGCGACCGACCGCGAGGAGCGGTTCATGCGCGAGTTCCTCCCGGGGCCCGTGACGGTCCTCTGTGCGAAGACCGACGAGGTCCCCGACGCGCTGACCGGCGGGCGCGACCGCGTCGGAGTCCGCGTGCCCGACAACGAAGTCGCGCTGGTGCTCCTCCGGGAGGTCGCGCCGATAACGAGCACGAGCGCGAACGTCAGCGGTCGCCCGAGCGCGACCGCCACCGCCGACCTCGACCCCGAGATACGGGACGCCGCGGCGGTCGTCCTCGACGGGGGCGAGACCGGTCAGGGGACCGGCGGAACCGGAAGCACGGTCGTGAACGTCGAGACCGGTGAGATTCATCGCCGGGGGTCGAACGCCGACGCGGTGGCAGACTGGCTCGCTGACGAGACCGACGACTCACAACCCCAGTAG
- a CDS encoding glutathione S-transferase N-terminal domain-containing protein, which translates to MSQTTDEPSITLYRLQACPYCERVVRKLDEYDIDYRSRFVEPMHSDRDVVKRISGKRSVPAIVDENTGVTMSESGNIVAYLDRTYGDGVRADGGERRAGGDRGDD; encoded by the coding sequence ATGAGTCAGACGACCGACGAGCCGTCGATCACACTCTATCGGCTACAGGCGTGTCCGTACTGCGAGCGAGTCGTTCGCAAGCTCGACGAGTACGACATCGACTACCGCTCGCGGTTCGTCGAGCCGATGCACAGCGACCGCGACGTCGTCAAGCGAATCAGCGGCAAGCGGAGCGTCCCGGCCATCGTCGACGAGAACACGGGCGTCACGATGAGCGAGAGCGGAAACATCGTGGCGTACCTCGACCGGACGTACGGCGACGGGGTGCGAGCCGACGGCGGCGAGCGACGGGCGGGCGGGGACAGAGGTGACGACTGA